In one Perca fluviatilis chromosome 7, GENO_Pfluv_1.0, whole genome shotgun sequence genomic region, the following are encoded:
- the trhra gene encoding thyrotropin-releasing hormone receptor, translating into MENLTMDNATVENDTSLQDNRTLGVWTDHTVEYKVVSVFLVSLICGLGIVGNVMVILVVLTTKHMRNPTNCYLVSLAAADLMVLTAAGLPNITDALHGQWAYGYAGCLGITYFQYLGINASSCSITAFTVERYIAICHPIKAQFLCTLSRAKKIIMLVWALTSVYCVMWLFLSDTKKLVYDNVVRLSCAYKVSRSYYLPIYFTDFAVFYVLPLMLATVLYGLIARILFLNPLPSDPMGSTQKWRTETSQGGRMVSSCSSSSTTAASRRQVTKMLAVVVILFALLWMPYRTLVVVNSFLDKAYLDTWFLLFCRLCIYLNSAINPVIYNVMSQKFRASFKKLCHCGPQRMEKPPSYNVALNYSVIKDTSNGESPDHFTTEMDELNMPTDQYLPASILPNAKNMPFTEHSLPGSGVKA; encoded by the exons ATGGAAAACCTCACCATGGATAACGCGACTGTGGAGAATGACACGTCGCTGCAGGACAATCGCACCCTGGGTGTTTGGACTGACCACACAGTTGAATACAAAGTGGTCAGCGTATTTTTGGTGTCCCTCATATGCGGCTTGGGGATCGTGGGGAATGTGATGGTCATACTGGTGGTCCTGACCACCAAACACATGCGGAATCCCACTAACTGTTACCTGGTGAGCCTGGCCGCGGCTGACCTGATGGTCCTGACGGCCGCCGGGCTGCCCAACATCACCGACGCCCTGCACGGCCAGTGGGCGTACGGCTACGCGGGCTGCCTGGGGATCACTTACTTCCAGTACCTGGGAATAAACGCGTCCTCCTGCTCCATCACCGCCTTCACCGTGGAGCGCTACATCGCCATCTGCCACCCCATCAAAGCGCAATTCCTGTGCACTTTATCCAGGGCGAAGAAAATCATCATGCTGGTGTGGGCGCTCACGTCCGTCTACTGCGTCATGTGGCTCTTTCTGTCCGACACGAAAAAGTTGGTGTACGACAACGTGGTTCGGCTCAGCTGCGCCTACAAGGTGTCCAGGAGTTACTACCTGCCCATTTACTTCACAGATTTCGCGGTGTTTTACGTGCTGCCTCTCATGCTGGCCACAGTTCTGTACGGACTCATCGCCCGGATACTTTTCCTCAACCCGCTGCCTTCAGATCCCATGGGCAGCACCCAGAAGTGGAGGACGGAGACGAGTCAGGGAGGGAGGATGGTCAGCAGCTGCTCCTCCAGCAGCACCACGGCTGCCTCCCGCAGACAG GTGACAAAGATGCTGGCTGTGGTGGTGATCCTCTTCGCCTTACTTTGGATGCCCTACCGGACCTTAGTGGTGGTCAACTCCTTCCTGGACAAAGCCTACCTGGACACCTGGTTCCTGCTCTTCTGCCGTCTCTGCATCTACCTAAACAGCGCCATCAACCCGGTCATCTACAACGTTATGTCCCAGAAGTTCCGTGCCTCTTTTAAGAAGTTGTGTCACTGCGGTCCTCAGCGTATGGAGAAACCACCTTCTTACAATGTGGCACTAAACTACAGCGTCATCAAGGACACATCCAATGGGGAAAGTCCTGACCATTTCACCACAGAAATGGATGAGCTAAACATGCCGACAGATCAGTACTTACCCGCCAGCATCCTGCCAAATGCCAAGAATATGCCGTTCACAGAGCATTCACTGCCAGGGAGTGGTGTCAAAGCCtga